The nucleotide window GCAGGACCACCGCAAAATAGGAGATCACCAGCGCGCTGGTGAAATGGCCGCTGCCATTGCGCATGTTGTAGAGATACACCTGCAGCGTTTCATAGCGGGTGCCGACCAGCAGGTTAGCGAATACAAACTCACCGATCAGAAAAGAGAAGGAGAGCAGCACCGCGATAAACACCCCTTTGCGCAGATTGGGCAGCACCACCAGCAGCGCTGCCTGCCAGGTGCTGGCACCCAGCAGATGCGCGGCATCAATCAGCTCTTTCAGATTGATCGCCTGCATATTGTTGGCGATGGCGCGATAGATAAACGGCAGCGCGATCGTGAAATAGCAGCCAATCAGAATCCACGGCGTCCCGGTCAGCATCAGCGGTGAAGCAGAGTAGAGCTGCAGCAGGCCGACCGAAGAGACCACCGGCGGGACGGCAAACGGCATCAGGATCAGCACGTTCATCAGGGCGTCGAGTTTTGGATAGTAGTAAGCGATCACAAACATGGCAGGCAGCACCAGCAGAAGCGAAAACAGCAGCGCCCCGCAGCAGATCAGCAAAGAATGGCCCAGCGCCAGCAGAAAACGCGGGTCGCTCCACAGTGCGGTCAGCCATTTCAGGGTAAAGCCGCGCGGCAGCAGAGTGTTGCTCCATTCCGTGGAGATGCCATACAGCAGCGTTGCCAGCAGCGGCGCCGCAAGGATAATCAGCAGCAGCCAGACAATCAGACGGTGATACAGTTTTTCGGCACGGGACATCTCAGCGCTCCTGCGGGCTGGCATAATAGTAGCTGCGCCGCACCAGATACTGCTGCACCACGGTGATCAGCGCCATAATCAGCACCAGCAGCATAGCCAGCGCCCCTCCGGTGTTGGGATCCAGCGAAATATCACCCGAGACCAGCGCAGCGATGCGCACCGGCACCACGTTGAAGTTGCCGGTTGTCAGCGCGTAGATGGTGGCGTATGCCCCCAGCGCGTTAGCCAGCAGAATCACAAAGGTGCCAAGCAGCGCCGGGAACAGAACCGGCAGACCGATATGCCAGCCGTAGCGCCAGCGGCTGGCGCCCAGCAGCGCCGCAGACTCTTCCCACTCTTTACGTAAGCCGTCAAACGCCGGGTAGAGCAGCAGAATGCCCAGCGGGATCTGGAACCAGGTGTAGACCAGCACCATGCCGTCACGCGAGAACAGCTTAAAGCCGGAAAGCCAGCCATAGTGGCGCAGCAGCAGCGTCAGACAGCCGTTCAGTCCCAGTAAAATCACAAAAGCAAAGGCCAGCGGCACCCCGGCAAAGTTACTGGTCATATTGGTAAACGACATCAAAAAGCGCTGAAAGCGCCCGGGGCCGAGCCGGTGCAGGGAGTAGCCGGCGATCAGTGCAACCAACAGCCCATACACCGCCGACCAGAAGGAGATATCCAGTGAGAGCCGGAACGCCTGCTGATAAAACGGCGAAGTGAGAATATCGCTGTAGTTATCCAGCCCCCAGCGGGTGTTCATATCGCTCCAGAAGCTGTTAATGGCGATCCACAGCAGCGGTGCAAGCTGGAAAGCGAGCCAGAAAAATGCAAACGGCAGCAGCAGCAGCGTGGCAAGCGCTTTCCCTTTCATGCGCGCGGCTCCGCCAGCAGGGCATGGCATACCGGCTTATCGTGCGCGACGCCAAGCAGTGTACAGACGGTGCCGCACAGCTCTGTCTGACGCGGAGCGGCCTCGGCCTGCTGCGAGAAGCCGCGGCCAAACACAAACAGCGGAACCTGCGTCTCCTCGGCCAGCGTACCGCCGTGAGAACGATCGTCATTCATGCCGTGATCGGCCGTGACCATCACCTGATAGCCGGCTGCCAGCCAGCCGGGCATCCACTGCGACAGGAAACCATCGGCCATGCGGGCGCGGTTACGGTATTGCGACGACGAGAGACCATGCTGGTGCCCGGCATCGTCAATGTTCATCGGGTGTATCAGCAGAAAATCGGGGTCGTAATTCAGGCGCAGGCTCTCGGCATCTTCAAACAGGTGGGAATCCGGATAACGGTCGTCCCAGTAAAAGTGCCCGTACTGAATTGGCCGATCGGGGGCGACGGTGTGACGGTCGCGGACTGCGCTGAACGGCGACCGATTGTACAGTTCGCTAACCCAGTGATAAGCCGCTGCCGCGGTGGTCAGCCCGGCAGCGCGCGCATAGTGAAAAATGCTGCGCTCTGTGCTTAACCGGCTGACGCCATTATGAATAATGCCGCTGCGCACCGGCGGTATGCCGGTGAGAATGCATTCATACAGCGGGCGCGAAAGTGAGGGCAGTTCACAGGTCAGCCGGTAGTAGTGGCCGTTGCCCTGCTGGCATTCGGCAAACAGATAGCCCATGGCGTGCTGCGCCACCTGGTCGCTCAGCCCATCCAGTACCACCAGGATTGTTTTCATGACGGTTCCTTGCTGTATAAGGTTGCACGCTGCGATGCGGCGCAACAGGTTGCGCGGCTGTCAACTGCGCCATCTGGCGCACCGAGCCGCGCGGTGCGCATCACTGCTTCATGTTGATCATCACGTTTTCCTGCCACAGGCGCGGCAGCATTTTTGATGATTTGTCCCACGCCGCCTGATCTTTGATCGGGCGCGCGTGGGTATATTCAGACTGCGGCAGCAGCTTCGCCTGGACATCCGCCGGCAGGGTTAAATGCGCTGCGCGAATCGGACGGGCATACCCTTTCGCCAGGTTAATCTGCCCTGCGTCAGAGAGAATGTATTCGCGCGCCAGTTTGGCCGCGTTGGGATGGGTGGCGTATTTGTTGATGATGGTGGTATAGCCGGAGGTCACGGAGCCATCCGAGGGAATGACCACCTCATAACGGTTTTTATCGATCTGGTCGCGGTAGTTCAGACCGTTGAAATCCCAGACCACGGCAACCTGAATTTCCCCTTTTTCGATGTTGGCGATGACCGGATCGGTCACGCCCAGCCGGCCCGCTTTGGCCAGCTCACCAAAGAAGTCCAGCGCCGGTTTAAGGTTTTTTTCGTCGCCGCCCAGCGCATAGCTGGCGGCCAGCACGCCGTTAGCTGCCTGAGCAGCAGTACCGACATCACCGATAGTGACCACATACTTACCTTTTTTCAGATCGGCCCAGCTGTGCGGGGCATCTTTCACCTGCTGCTTGTCAATCAGGAAGGCGATGGTGCCGGTATAGGCCAGCATCCAGTTGCCCTCAGCGTCTTTGGCCCAGGCGGGGATTTGATCCCAGTGAGCCGGCTTATAAGGCTGCGCCAGCCCTTTTGCGACGGCGACAGGACCAAACGCCGCGCCCACATCCCCGATATCCGCGCTGGCGTTCTCTTTTTCTGCCGCAAATTTGGCCAGCTCCTGCGCTGAAGACATATCCGTGTCGCTGTGCTTCAAACCATATTTTGTGCTGAGATCGTTCCAGGTGTCTTTCCAGTTGGCCCAGCTGTCTGGCATGCCAACGCTGTTAATCTGACCCTCGGCGCGCGCGGCTTTTTCAAGGGCGGCGAGGTCATTATCGGCAGCGTGCGCGGCGGGCAGCGCAAGCAGAACGGCACTGGCTACTACAGAGGAGATAAACGCTTTCATCTCGATTGCTCCGGGTGTAAGTTGTGGGTCGTCTTGGTCTAGTCCAGCAAGAACCGAGCCAATGTAGCCCGGCAAGATGAAGGTTTTATGACCGGGTGGATGAAATGAGGAGTGGCGCGTCGTTCCACATGCGGTACCGCGCGCTAAAACGTGGGATGTGCCTTGTCACAGTGTAGTCATCGAACTGTCATAGTGCAGTTTTGCCCCGAAATGAGGCTGAAAAAATGTCGTCGAAAGCTGCAGATGTGATCGCCAGCGCATTGCGCGCGCGCATTGAAAACGGTGAGTTTGCCAGCGGACGCCTGCCGGCGGAGCGCACACTGAGCGAACACTACGCCACCACACGCATTACCCTGCGGGAGGCGCTGGGCCAGCTGGAAGCGCAGGGGATCATTTACCGCGAATTACGGCGCGGCTGGTTCAGGGCACCGCCGCGGCTTATCTACAATCCTTCGCATCACAGCCATTTTCACGCTATGGCGCTGGAGCAGGGGCGCGTGGCCAGCACGCAGGTGATTGAAGCGCGCGAAGTCCCTGCGCAGCTGGCGATAGCACGGCATCTGCAGCTGCAGGAAGGAGATACGGTTTACCGCATCCGCCGGTTGCGCCGCATTGACGGGCGCGCAGTGCTGTATGTTGAGCACTACCTGAATCCCGCCTGCTTTCCCGGCTTGTTAGCCGAAGACCTTACGTGCTCGCTGACCGACCTCTACGATCAGCGCTATGGCATTCGTTACGGCGGGGCACGTTTTACCATCCTGCCGGGGCCGCTACCGCCGCGTGCTGCGCCCGCCCTGAACGTGGCCAGCGGCACGCCGGGTCTGTTGATTACGCGCATCAATCGTGACCAGCATAACCGGGTGATTGATTGCGACTGCGAATTCTGGCGCTACGACGCGCTGTGTGTGGCGGTTGAGGTGTGATGTATTGTGATTCAGATCACATTACAGCATGATAGCGCCTGACGGTTTCCGTAACGAAAGGCGCAGTAAAAATGACAACAAAATCAACGGCTGGACAGTTTATCGCGACGGTCCTGCAGTGGGTACTGAATATCGGCCTGATGATACTGGCGGTTATTCTGGTGGTGTTTCTCGGCAAAGAGACCATCCATCTGGCCAATGTGCTGTTCAGCACCGGTGAGCAGGCTTCGTCTTACCTGCTGATTGAAGGCATTGTGATCTATTTTCTCTATTTCGAATTTATTGCGCTGATTGTGAAGTATTTCCAGTCGGGCTATCACTTCCCACTGCGCTATTTTGTCTACATCGGCATCACGGCGATCATCCGCCTGATTATCGTCGACCATAAAAATCCGTTCGATACGCTCTGTTATGCGGGCGCGATCCTGATACTGGTAGTGACGCTGTGGCTGGCGAACAGCAACCGGCTGAAGCGCGAGTAGCCACCCGCCTGCCGGGCCGGTGGCACAACCGGTCGTGCTACGTTCATGCGGGTGCGTTACACTAGGGCAACTTTTTTTCCGGAGATGCCCTGATGTCGCACGACGCACTGCGCCAGCTTCGCGCACTGCACTGGCTGCCTGCCGCTTCCCCCTTACTTTCGCCGGCTGTGCTCGACTGGCTGCTGGAAGAGGATTCCATGACGCGCCGCTTTGAGCAGCATTGTCAGCAGGTGACGGTAAAGCTGCTGCGCGAAGCATTTGTACCGGCTGCTGACATTCCGGCAGAGGCGGCATTTTTACCGGCGGATGCCCGCTTCTGGCTGCGTGAAATTGTATTATGCGGCGATGGCGAACCCTGGCTGATTGGCCGCACGGTGGTGCCGGAAAGTACGCTGAACGGCCCGGAGCAGATGCTGCAGCACCTGGGGACGCGCCCGCTGGGTCGCTATCTGTTCTCCTCTTCCACACTGACCCGTGATTTCATTGAGCCTGGCCAGATTGAGGCATTATGGGGCCGGCGCTCGCGTCTGCGCCTCTCCGGCAAACCCCTGTTACTGACCGAACTGTTTTTACCGGCATCGCCGCTGTATCGCTCATCAGAGCAAGGATAAGACTCGTGCAAAAAACACTGACTATGAGCAAGTGGCAGGCTTACAGCCGCCTGATGCGCATCGATAAACCAATTGGGACGTTGTTGCTGATGTGGCCGACGCTGTGGGCGCTGTGGCTTTCCGGCATGGCGGTACCGCCGCTCTCCGTGCTGCTGGTCTTTGTGCTGGGGGTGTTTGTGATGCGCGCCGCAGGCTGTGTCATCAACGATTACGCCGATCGCAAGGTTGACGGGCACGTCAAACGCACCGCATCGCGGCCGCTGGCGAGTGGCGCAGTATCAGAGAAAGAGGCAAAGCTGCTGTTTGTGGTGCTGGGGCTGGTGGCCTTTGCGCTGGTGCTGACCATGAACCGCATGACGATTCTGCTCTCCTTTATTGGCCTGGCGCTGGCCTGGGTTTATCCCTTTATGAAGCGCTATACGCACCTGCCGCAGGTGGTGCTGGGGGCAGCTTTTGGCTGGGCAATTCCGATGGCCTGGGCAGCGGTTAGTGAGTCCTTACCTCTGGTGTGCTGGCTGGTGTTCTTTGCCAACATCTGCTGGACAGTGGCTTACGATACGCAATATGCCATGGTGGACAGGGATGACGATGTGAAAATCGGGGTTAAATCCACCGCCATTCTGTTTGGTCGCTTCGACAAACTAATTATCGGCCTGCTGCAGCTTGCCACGCTGGGACTGATGGCGCTCACCGGGCTGATTCTGCATCTTAACGGGGCATTTTACTGGTCGCTGCTGGTGGCAGGCGGGCTGTTTGTCTACCAGCAGAAGCTGATTGCGCAGCGCAACCGCGAGCAGTGCTTCCAGGGCTTTCTCAACAATAACTTTGTCGGGCTGGTGCTGTTTATCGGCGTGGCGCTGAATACACAGCCGTTTATCGATCTGTTTTGATCGGGCCTGGCCGCCGCGCCAGTCTGAGCGGGTCAGCGTGATAAGCCGGCCGCATCAGAGACGATAAAAAAAGGGCGACCTGACGGTCGCCCTGCGTGTTTCTGCCAGCGGCTATTCGTGTGCC belongs to Candidatus Pantoea soli and includes:
- a CDS encoding alkaline phosphatase family protein — protein: MKTILVVLDGLSDQVAQHAMGYLFAECQQGNGHYYRLTCELPSLSRPLYECILTGIPPVRSGIIHNGVSRLSTERSIFHYARAAGLTTAAAAYHWVSELYNRSPFSAVRDRHTVAPDRPIQYGHFYWDDRYPDSHLFEDAESLRLNYDPDFLLIHPMNIDDAGHQHGLSSSQYRNRARMADGFLSQWMPGWLAAGYQVMVTADHGMNDDRSHGGTLAEETQVPLFVFGRGFSQQAEAAPRQTELCGTVCTLLGVAHDKPVCHALLAEPRA
- the psiE gene encoding phosphate-starvation-inducible protein PsiE, with protein sequence MTTKSTAGQFIATVLQWVLNIGLMILAVILVVFLGKETIHLANVLFSTGEQASSYLLIEGIVIYFLYFEFIALIVKYFQSGYHFPLRYFVYIGITAIIRLIIVDHKNPFDTLCYAGAILILVVTLWLANSNRLKRE
- a CDS encoding ABC transporter permease, encoding MKGKALATLLLLPFAFFWLAFQLAPLLWIAINSFWSDMNTRWGLDNYSDILTSPFYQQAFRLSLDISFWSAVYGLLVALIAGYSLHRLGPGRFQRFLMSFTNMTSNFAGVPLAFAFVILLGLNGCLTLLLRHYGWLSGFKLFSRDGMVLVYTWFQIPLGILLLYPAFDGLRKEWEESAALLGASRWRYGWHIGLPVLFPALLGTFVILLANALGAYATIYALTTGNFNVVPVRIAALVSGDISLDPNTGGALAMLLVLIMALITVVQQYLVRRSYYYASPQER
- a CDS encoding UTRA domain-containing protein, encoding MSSKAADVIASALRARIENGEFASGRLPAERTLSEHYATTRITLREALGQLEAQGIIYRELRRGWFRAPPRLIYNPSHHSHFHAMALEQGRVASTQVIEAREVPAQLAIARHLQLQEGDTVYRIRRLRRIDGRAVLYVEHYLNPACFPGLLAEDLTCSLTDLYDQRYGIRYGGARFTILPGPLPPRAAPALNVASGTPGLLITRINRDQHNRVIDCDCEFWRYDALCVAVEV
- a CDS encoding ABC transporter substrate-binding protein, whose amino-acid sequence is MKAFISSVVASAVLLALPAAHAADNDLAALEKAARAEGQINSVGMPDSWANWKDTWNDLSTKYGLKHSDTDMSSAQELAKFAAEKENASADIGDVGAAFGPVAVAKGLAQPYKPAHWDQIPAWAKDAEGNWMLAYTGTIAFLIDKQQVKDAPHSWADLKKGKYVVTIGDVGTAAQAANGVLAASYALGGDEKNLKPALDFFGELAKAGRLGVTDPVIANIEKGEIQVAVVWDFNGLNYRDQIDKNRYEVVIPSDGSVTSGYTTIINKYATHPNAAKLAREYILSDAGQINLAKGYARPIRAAHLTLPADVQAKLLPQSEYTHARPIKDQAAWDKSSKMLPRLWQENVMINMKQ
- the ubiC gene encoding chorismate lyase, which gives rise to MSHDALRQLRALHWLPAASPLLSPAVLDWLLEEDSMTRRFEQHCQQVTVKLLREAFVPAADIPAEAAFLPADARFWLREIVLCGDGEPWLIGRTVVPESTLNGPEQMLQHLGTRPLGRYLFSSSTLTRDFIEPGQIEALWGRRSRLRLSGKPLLLTELFLPASPLYRSSEQG
- a CDS encoding ABC transporter permease, with the protein product MSRAEKLYHRLIVWLLLIILAAPLLATLLYGISTEWSNTLLPRGFTLKWLTALWSDPRFLLALGHSLLICCGALLFSLLLVLPAMFVIAYYYPKLDALMNVLILMPFAVPPVVSSVGLLQLYSASPLMLTGTPWILIGCYFTIALPFIYRAIANNMQAINLKELIDAAHLLGASTWQAALLVVLPNLRKGVFIAVLLSFSFLIGEFVFANLLVGTRYETLQVYLYNMRNGSGHFTSALVISYFAVVLLVTWLANALNPERG
- the ubiA gene encoding 4-hydroxybenzoate octaprenyltransferase translates to MSKWQAYSRLMRIDKPIGTLLLMWPTLWALWLSGMAVPPLSVLLVFVLGVFVMRAAGCVINDYADRKVDGHVKRTASRPLASGAVSEKEAKLLFVVLGLVAFALVLTMNRMTILLSFIGLALAWVYPFMKRYTHLPQVVLGAAFGWAIPMAWAAVSESLPLVCWLVFFANICWTVAYDTQYAMVDRDDDVKIGVKSTAILFGRFDKLIIGLLQLATLGLMALTGLILHLNGAFYWSLLVAGGLFVYQQKLIAQRNREQCFQGFLNNNFVGLVLFIGVALNTQPFIDLF